DNA from Candidatus Eisenbacteria bacterium:
GCGGTGTCGGTCTTGAAGTAGGCGTCGCGGTCCGGCAGGCCCAGGCCACCCTGGCCCAATTGTGCCAGGGTCATCGAGCTGTTGCGCTGGTCGGAGGCGGCCCCGAAGCGGAAGAGCGCGCCCACGCCGTCCACGTGCAGCTCCGCCGCCAGCCGCGGAAGGTCCGCCTTCTCCTTCAGCGCCGCGATGCGCTCCAGCCGCGGCCGCAGCGGGGCGGCGCCCAGCGAGTCGGCCAGCTGGGAGTCCATGCACGCGCCGTGGAACGCCGCCAGCTTCCATCGCTCGCTCCCCGGGGCGGCATTCGCATCCGCGAGGATCTCCTCCAGCAGGCGGTGCAGGACCGCCTGGTTGCGGTCGGCCAGCTCGGTGAACCCGCCGTACCGGCCGTACGAGGCCGGCAACCGGGTGCGCTTCATCCAGCTGCCGTTGGCGTAGAGGTTGAAGTCCGCCGCCGGGGAGACCGACGGGTCGAGGTTGGCCGGGTCGAGCCCCCGCGCGGCGGATCCCGGGGCGGCGGCGGGAACCTCCGGCGAAGCTGTGGCGGGAGCGGAGCCGGCGGGCGCGGCCGGGGCGAGGCCCCATGCGAACGCGCAGGCAAAGGCACACAGGAGCAGGCGGCTCGGCAGGGCACGGAAACGCATCCTGAAATCCCCTTTCGGAAATCAGTCGGGCCGGAAGCGCGGTCGGGAGCGCGGTCGGCGGGCGAACGGGCGGGGTCCGGACGGAGACTGTGCCACGGGGGACGGCACCGGTCAAACCAGGATGCGCGGACGAGGCGAGGCCCCGGGGTGGCGACCCCGGGGCCTCGAGAACAGCGGGTCAACTGGCTGGCGCAGGGGCGCCCCGGCGGCTCAGATCGAGAATGCCTCGGCCAGAGGCATGAGGCGCCGGCTCATGGTCTCGCGGGCCTCGTGCAGCTGCCCGTGGCCCAGCCCCAGGAAGCGCCGGGCGTCCTCGAACACCGCTTCGGCCTGGTCGCAGCGGCACAGCTGCTGCTGGTCGGTCATGGCGCAGGCCAGGTGCACGATGCACTCCATCGTCGTGTCGGCGGTGATGCGCGGGTGGTGGTGGTTCGCCGCGACATCCACCAGGCTCTGCGGAAAGCCCCACTGCAGCGCCAGCTCGGCTCCCAGCTGGGCGTGGTTCAGGCCCAGGAGCTCCTGCTCGATCTCGAAAAGGGTGCAGTCCCCCTCGGTCGCCTCGTACACCCCCAGGATTTCCTCCAGCTCGTGGGACAGGTGCCGATCGAGCACCAGGAGCCCCAGGTCGTGCAGCAGCCCGTGGGAGAATGTCGTGGGCGCGAGCGGCAGATGGAGCATCTCGGCCAGGATCTCGGCCGTGAGCCCCGTGCCGACACAGTGGCGCCAGAAGAGCACGCGATCGAAGTTGGAGGTCCCCTTGTCCTGCGAGAGCAGGCCGACGTGCACCATGATGCCCATGCACATCTTCTTGATCACGTTGAACCCGAGGAGGGTGATGGCGTCGGAGATCGAGTTCACGGAGCGCATGCGGCCGTAGGTGGCGGAGTTCGCGATCCGGAGCAGGTTGGCCACCAGGGGCGGGTCCGCGGACACCGCCTGGGCCAGGGTGTGCGAATCCGCCGCGGGATTGTCCACGACCTGCCACACCCGCATGAGCGTCTGCGGCAGGGGCGGAAGCTCCCCTACCCGCTGGATCAGCTCCTCCTTGGAGAGGTTCTGCGAAGGCATGCTTGCTCCTGGGCCGGGCTGGTCCGGCGCGAGCGCGGCGGACTACCCGGAATCGTGGGGGCGTTCCATGGGTATGATCGGCGCGCCTGCGGCGCATCCTGAATGCGATTCCCGGCAGGCCATGGCCGGGCGTTCCAGGCCGGCGAGGCCGGCCGCATCAGGCGGCGAAGCGCCGCGCCACCTCTCCGAGCTGCTCCAGTTCCACGGGTTTCTCCAGCGCCCCGTCCACGCGCAGGCTCGCCAGCTCGGCGAGGTGCCGCTCGGGCGGGTTGGCGCTGATCACCACCACGGCCATCCCGCTGTGGGTCTCGCGCAGCCTTCGGATCACTTCCAGTCCGCCCATGTCCGGCAGGTTCATGTCCACGAGAGCCAGGACCGGCCGGCAAGCCTCGGCCTCACGCAGGGCGGACACACCGTCGCCCACCGCGTGAACCTCGAAGCCCAGGTCACCCAGGTATTCCTCGTACACGAACCGGATTCCCGGTTCGTCGTCCACGACCAGGATCGCACCCTTCACGCGGCTTCCTCGCGTCGTTCCTCGTCCCCGGACGTCTGCAGCCCGGGGGATCGGTTCCCGGATGTCCCCACCTCGCCCAGCGTGACGCTGATCTCGGTGCCCCGGCCCGGCTCGCTGTGGATCTCCAGCACCCCGTCATTGGCCTCCACCAGGGACTTCACGATGCACATTCCCAGCCCCGTGCCCCGGGCGCCCTTGGTGGTGAAGAACGGCTCGAGGATGCGCTCGCGCACGCGCGCGTCCATGCCGCAGCCGGTGTCCGCGACTGTCGCCGTCACCCTGCCGCCCTCCGCCTTCACTTCCACCCGGATCTCGCCGCCCTCGGGGCAGGCTTCCAGGGCGTTCTTGAGCAGGTTCTGGAACACCACCCGCAGCTGCTCGGCATCCACGGCCACCACTTCCGGCCTCTCCCCCTCGACCGAGTCGAGCACCCGCACACCCTGGGCGTGCAGCGCGTCGGCACACTCGTGACGGAATTCCTCCACGTGCCCCAGCACCAGGCTGCGCAGGTCGCAGCGCTCCCGCCGCGCCTCCTGCGGGCGCGCGGCGTCGAGCACGTCGCGCACCAGCCGGGCGAGGCGGTCCAGCTCCTCGAGCAGGCGCGGAACATAGCGTTCCACCCGGTCGGGATCCCCGGCGCCGGAGGCCACCAGCTGCGCCAGCCCGCGCAGCGGTGCCAGCCGGTTCTTGAACTCGTGGGCTATGCCGGCACTCATGGTCCCCAGGCTCGCCAACCGGTCCGCGTGGACGAGCTCCCGCTCCAGGCGCCGCACGGCGGTCACATCCCGCATCTGCACCATGAGCACCTCCGTGCCATCCAGGTCGAAGGGCGTGGCCACGACGTTGCACAGGATGGGCCCCCGGGGGGCCCGGACCTCGAAGTCCGCCCCGCCCGCCGGGCGTCCGGCCAGCAGCGCGTCCAGGTAGGCGCGCACGCGGCCCAGCTCGGGAACGGAGAACAGCGCGTCGAGACCCAGGGCGCCCAGGTCCTCCCCGGCGGAGAGGGTGCGGCACGCGGTGGCGTTGGCCAGGACGATGCGCAGGGTGCTCGGCTCCACCATGAGGATGGAGTCCACGCTGCCATCGAATAGCTGCCGCATGCGGGCCTCGGAGCGGCGCAGGATGTCCAGGCCGGTCAGGTCCTGCATGGTCACCAGGACCTCCTCCACGCCACCCTCGGGCCCGCGGATGGGCTGGGCGGTGACGTAGAGCTGGCGGGGCACGCCGTTGATGACCCGCTTGAACTCGCCGTGCGCGATCGGCGCGCCGCCCAGGGCCGCGCGGACCGGGCACTCCGTGCAGCTGCCGTTGCCCTGCCGGCACACGTCGCAACAGACGCTCCCGTGAAGCTCGCTCTCGGGCCGGGCGTCCCCGAGGTGGATGCGGCCCATCTCCCGGTTGACCCAGCGGATCTTGAGGTCGGAGCCCAGCACCATCACCGCCGCGTCCGAACGCTTCACCAACGCCTGGAACTTCTGGCGCTCGCGGTCCAGCAGGCGCAGCTGTGCGTCCATGGTCCGGAAGCGGCGCTGGTGCTGACGCTCCGTGGCCGTGGCGTCCGCGGCGGCGCGGCCGCGGTCCCGCCGGGTGGCCACGATGTGACCGAGCCACGCGAGCGATTCCGGGCCGCCAGGAAGCGCGGCCCGCTGTTGCCGCGGCAACGCCACGGCCGCCACGGCCACGCCCTGCTCCAGCAGCGGCACGGCGGCCACGGCGGCGTCGCCCGCGTCCTCGCCCAGCCCGTCGCGCAGCAGGCCCATGTCCTCGTAGCCCTGCAGGGCCCACTCGGCCAGGCGCGCAAGGCGGTCGAAGGCGCACTCGGAAGGAAGCCCGGAGTCGCTGCCGTAGGAGTCCACGCCGGCGGAACCCTCCTCGCCGGGGAGCGCCAGCGCCACGGGCAGCCCCGAGGTCTCGCTCAGGAGCCGCGCCAGCGCGCGCGCGCCCTCCGCCAGGGATGCCGCTCCCAGGAAGGCGCCCAGCGCGTCTTGCATGCCCGCGGGGGCGCCGGAGGTCGGCGGGGTCGGAGTCATTCCGGGATCAGCGCTCCTTTTCCATGCCCTGGCGGCTGTACAGGATCGCCAGCCAGTCGGCGACGCGCTCCACGCGGGCCACGGCCTCGGGGCCGAAGGCGTCCACCTCGTGGCTGTCAATGTCCACCTGCGCGTGGATCCACTCGCCGCTCCGGATCAGCACCACGAGCTCGGAGCGCGTCTCGCTGCTGCACGCCAGGTAGTTTTCCTGCCGGCGCACGTCGGGGATGTTCATGTTCCGCCCCTCGGCCACGGCCGTCCCGCACACCCCCCGGCCCACCGCGATGAAGCAGTGGTCGGTGGGCGCGCCGATGAACGGGCCCAGCCTCAGCACCTGGTCGGGGAACAGCTCGTAGATGCCGGTCCAGTGAAAGCGGCTGTCGGATTCGTGGAGCAGGCGCACGGCCGCTTCCAGGACGTCGTGAAACTCGGCGCCGGAGGCCACAAACGTGTCCAGTTGGAGGCAGATCTGCTCACCCGTCATGGTCCCTCCAGGGGCGGCCGCCGGAAATGTCGCATACCCCGCTCCGGGGTGGGTGGCAGCAACGGCCGCGAGACAGGTCAAGTTCTCACCCGCTTCATCGGCAATGGTGCAATGAAACATCAATAGTTCATGAAAGCACGAGGGGATGCGCCCCCGGAGGCGCATTCCCGTGCGGCCGGTCCCGGCCCCCCCACCCGCCCCCGGAACGCCGGGCGACCCGCTCCAAGACGCCCCGGGGCACACTCCGCGACGCGTGTGGCGCCCCGGCCGCGGATGCCGCAAAATGGGACGCGCGCGCCCGGGGCGCCCGGCCGCCTGTTTCCCCGGATTCCATGGCCAGGACCGTCCCATTCACCCAGGAGAACAAGCCCGTGAGCCCGGACATCCGCACCCTCACCCCGGCCGACATCGAGGAACTCGTCGCCACCCGCCGCGACCTCCATCGCCATCCCGAGACTGCGTTCGAGGAAGTCCGCACTTCCGGTGTGGTCTCGAAACGGCTGGGTGAGATCGGCGTGCCGCACCGGACCGGCCTGGCACGCACCGGCATCGTGGGGCTGGTGGGGCGCGGCGCCTCGGCCGGCGACGCAGGCCGCACGGTGCTGCTCCGGGCGGACATGGACGCGCTGCCGATCCAGGAGGAGAACGACGTTCCCTACCGCTCGGTCCACGACGGGCGGATGCACGCCTGTGGACACGACTGCCACACCGCCTCGCTGCTGGCGGCGGCGCGCGCCCTGAAGCGCGGGGAGCCCGGCCTCAAGGGCACCGTGAAACTCTGCTTCCAGCCGGCCGAGGAGGGCTTCTCCGGGGCGAACGAGATGATCCGCGACGGCGTGCTCGAGGGCCCCGCGCCCGAGGCCGCGTTCGGCTACCACGTGTGGCAGGATCTCGACTACGGCATCGTGGCCGTCACGCCGGGGCCGTTCATGGCCGCCGTGGACGAATTCAGCGTCACCTTCCGGGGCGTGGGCTGCCACGCCGCCGCGCCGCACCTGGGGCGCGACCCGGTGCTGGCGGCGGCGCAGGCGATCACGGCGCTGCAGTCCGTGGTCAGCCGCAACACCGATCCCTTCCTGGGTGCGGTGGTGAGCGTGACGCAGCTGCGCGCCGGCTCGGCCTTCAACATCGTGCCCGAAACCGCGTGGATGAACGGGACGGTGCGGGTGATGGACACCGGCCTGTGGGCCGCGCTTCCCGGGCACTTCGAACGCGTGGTGAAGGGCGTGGCCGCGGCGATGGGCTGCGAGGCGGAGATCACCTACAACCGCACCCACCAGCCCACCGTGAATGATCCCGCCATGGCGGCGCTGGCGCGGGAGGTGGCGGTGGAGGTCGTGGGGGCCGGCAACGTGCGCGACGACGTGCGCACCATGGGCGGCGAGGACTTCTCATCGTTCCTGCAGCGTGTGCCCGGATGCTTCTTCGCGGTGGGCTCGCGCAACGCGGAGCGGAATCTCGTGTACGGGCACCACCACCCGCGCTTCGACGTGGACGAGCGCGCCATGCAGATCGGCGTGGAGATGCTGGTGCGCCTCGCCCGGAGGATCGCGGGGTGATCGGGCGGGTCGGGAGGCGCGTGGGGCGGGCGCGATGGATGCCCGTTTCGGTCGCGCTCGCACTGATGGCGGCGGCGGCTCTCCCTGGCTGCGGGCCGCGGGGCGGCTCCCAGCTCAAGGGCTCGCGCCCCGCGCAGGGCGGGTTCGTGGGCCACGTCAGCGTGCAGGAGCGGCGCGGCAGCGCCCCCGCACGGCCCTTCGCCTTCCGGGCCTCCCCCGGGCACGTGCTGTACGTGTTCTTCGGCTACGCCACCTGCCCCGACATTTGCCCCGCCACGCTGGGCAGCCTGCGCAAGGCCCTGGCCATGCTGGGTGGCGACGCGGCGCGCGTGGAAGTGGCCATGGTGACGGTGGACGCGGCGCGCGATTCCGGCGACGTCCTCGCGCGCTACCTGGCGTCCTTCGTGGACAGCGCCCACGCGCTGGTCCCGGAGACCCAGGAACAGCTGGCCCTCGCGGAGACGGTCTTCGGAGCCACGTCCAGCGTGACCCGCCAGCCGGGCGGGCAGGTGGACGTGAGCCACACCGCCAGCAGCTACCTTGTGGATTCGGGCGGGCGCGTGGTGGTGGTGTGGGAGTTCGGCACGAAACCCGCCGACCTGGCGCACGACATCCGGGTGCTGCTGGGCGAGCAGGCGGGCAGGCCCGCGGAAGCCGGTCCGGAGGTGTCGGGCCCGTGGGCCCGCGCCACGCCCGCGGGCGCGACCGCCGCCGCCGTGTACCTGGCGTTGCGTTCCGACGAGGGAGACACGCTGCGCGCGGTGAGCGTGGAGCCCGGCGTGGCCGCGGCCGCGCAGTTGCACCGGACGCTGCGGGAGGCGGGCGGGGAGATGTCCATGGTCCGGGTGGATGCGGTGCCGCTGCCGGCGGGCGTGCCGGTGGATTTCCGGCCCGGCGGAGACCACGTCATGCTGGTGGGCCTCGCGAAGCCGCTGACCGCGGGCGACACGCTCGACGTGAGGCTGTACTTCGCGAAGGAGAAGGTGCGGAGGGTCAGGGTGCCGGTGCGGGAGGAGTGAAGCGCGCCTCGTCCGGGTCCGCGAACTCGTCCGGCAGGTGCCGGCGGACGGCGCGGCGCAGGTAGAGCAGGCCCGCGGCCAGCATCGCCAGGGGCAGCAGCGAGAGCAGCACGGTGGTCCAGAAGAATGCAGCCTGCCCGGGACCGGCGCCCGCGCCGCACACCGCGCAGGCGCGCGCGAGGCCGGGCAGTCCCACGGCCGCGGCCGGCACGGTCAGCCCGCAGATCCCCCGCCTCACCGGTACACCACCAGGTAGAGGACCGGCCACATCAGCACCACGAAGTTCCAGAACAGCCGCGTGGCCCCGAACACGCCCGGAGTGAGCCTTCCGGCGCGCAGGCGGGCCCAGCAGAGCGCCAGCGCCGCGAGCGCCGCCAGCGCGTGCAGCGCGTGCGCGCCCACGATCACGTAGAAGAAGGCGCCGGCCTGGCTGGAGGTGAGCGTCAGGCCTTCGCGCAGCAGCGCCGCCCATTCCACGCCCTGCGCCGCCACGAAGTACGCGCCCAGCGCCAGCGCCGCCAGCATCGGGCCGCCCGACGCCACCGTGGCGCGACGCCCGCCGGAGCGGGCCGCGAGCCACAGCGCCACCCCGCTCGCCAGCAGCGCCAGCGTGTGCACCGCGGTCTGCGCGAAAGGCAGCCGCGGCTGGCCCGCGGGGGGCCACGCCCCGGGGGCGGTGCCGCCGCGCACGATCAGGAACGCGCTGATGAACGCGGTGAAGAGCATCACCTCGGAGAATACGAACAGCGCCATGCCGAACACGCCATGGCTGGTGAAGCCGCGGCGCGGGGCCGGTGGCGCGCCCAGGCGCTCAGTGGCCGCGCTGGCCATGGGCTTCCCCGCCCGCGCCGGCGGCCGGCGCCACGTACGTCTTGTGCCAGTGCTGGCCGCTGTGCTTCATGGCGTCCGGGGCCACCCCGGCGAACAGCAGCACCATGAACACCAGCGCGATCCCCAGCGCCCAGTGGACCACGGGCTTCTGCACGTCGAGGTGCATGAACTTCCGGGCCACGATGTAGGCCTTCACCAGCGCCACGCCGAAGGCGGCGATCAGCATCACCACCCGGATCCCGGTCATGGGCCCGATCACGCTGACCACCAGCAGCCCCACCAGCAGCGCCCAGACCTTCACGTAGTTGGTGGGGTGCGCCCCCGCGGGGCCCGCGTGCGGCTCCTGGCCGTGGCGGGCGCGGTCTTCCTCCCCGTCCCCGGCCCGGCGCGTCTCCACATGCGACGACATGCCCGTCTCCCTCCTACTTCGCGATGTACAGCAGCGGGAACAGGAAGATCCACACCACGTCCACGAAGTGCCAGTAGATGCCCACGTTTTCGACGCGGTGCAGGTCCTGGTTCCTCGCAGCCGATGCCGCCACCCACCCCATCAGGGCCATGCCGGCGATCACGTGGAATGCGTGCAGCCCGGCGGCGGTGTAGTAGTACGACCAGAACCCGCCGGACTGGATGGTGAAGCCCTCGCGGATCTCGTGGGCCCACTCGAACGACTTCACCACCAGGAACACCAGCCCGCCCAGGATGGTGAGCCGCAGCAGGCGCGCCGCGCGCGGGCCGTCCCGCCGCTCCGCCGCCTGGTGCGCCAGCACCGCGGACAGGCTGGAGCTCAGCAGCACCAGCGTGTTGAACGCGCCCGCCCAGGTGTTGGTATGCGATGCCTGCTCCGCCCACTCGACGTGACCGAGCCGGTTCATGATGTAGGAGACCAGCACGCCCCCGAACACCACGATCTCCGATACCAGCACCCACCACACGGCCAGCCGGCCGGTGGGCATCCCCATGGCGCTCCGGGTGGCGGCGATCGTCTTCGCGCTCACTTGGGCTCTCTCCTCAGGCCTTCTCGTGCTGGGGCCAGTAGTCCTTCTCCCGGCCCGGGACGCTGTACTCGTACGGACCGCGGTGGCAGACGGGCAGCTCCGCCCAGTTGCCGTGCGGCGGCGGCGACTCCGCGCTCCACTCCAGCGTGTTCGACTTCCAGGGGTTGGCGCCGGCCTTCCTTCCGCGGCGCATGCTCACCAGGAAGTTGTAGATGAAGATGAACTGGAACAGCAGCATCACCACCAGCGCGATGGTCGAGGTGGTGCGCAACGCCTGCATGGCGGGCGTGGCCAGCTCCGGGAAGTGGGTGTAGTCGTAGATGCGCCGGTGCTCGCCGTTGAGCCCCACCATGAACATCGGGATGAAGATGAAGTTGAACGGGATGATGGTGCCCCAGAAATGGATCTTGCCCAGGGTCTCGTTCATCATCCGCCCGAACATCTTCGGGAACCAGAATGTGATCCCCGCGAACACCGCGATGATCGCGATGGGGAAGAACGTGTAGTGGAAGTGGGCGATCACGAAGTAGGTGTCGTGGAAGAAGATGTCCGCGCCGCTGGCACCCAGGTAGATCCCCGTCGCGCCGCCGATCAGGAACTCCGCCAGGAAGCCCAGCGCCCACAGCATCGGGGTCGCAAACCGGATGGAGCCGCCGTAGAGCGTGGCGATGTACAGGAAGCACATTTCGGCGATCGGGATGGAGATCAGCACCGTGGTCACGGTGAACACGTTGGCCATGCGCGGGTCGATCCCGGCCACGAACTGGTGGTGGGCCCACACGAAGAAACTCAGGATCCCGGTGGCGATGACCGTGTAGATGACCGTCTTGTAGGCGAACATCTTCTTGCGCGAGAACACGGTGATCACCTCGGCCACGATCCCCATCGCCGGCAGCAGCACCACGTACACCTCGGGGTGGCCGAAGAACCAGAACAGGTGCTGCCACAGGATGGGGTCGCCCCCGCGCGTGGGATTGAAGAACCCCGTGCCCAGCAACTGGTCGAACAGCAGCATCACCGCGCCGGCGATCAGCGGGCCCACCGAGGCCATGAACAGCAGCGTGGCCACCACGATCATCCACACCACCAGCGGCACGTCGAAGGCCTTCATGCCGGGGGCGCGGGCATTCATGGCGGTGACGATGAAGTTGATCCCCCCCAGCAGGAACGCCACGAACTCCAGCGCCACCGCGATGACCCACATGCTGGCCCCCTGCGGGGTCAGGTTGTACTTGGCGGACGCCGACAGCGGCGGGTAGGCCGTCCACGCGCCGCCGAAACCACCGTCCGGCATGAACAGGGACGCCAGCAGCACCAGCGCGCTGAGCAGGAACACCTGGTAGCTGAGGCGGTTGATCCGGGGGAAGACCATGTCGTCGCAGCCGCACATCAACGGGATCAGGTAGTTGCCGAAGCCCGCGATCAGCACCGGCATGGCCACCCAGAAGATCATGATGCTGCCGTGATTGGTCACCAGCGCGTTGTACTTGCCCGGCGAGACGTGCCCGAAGAAGGGCACCGCGTTTCCGGGGAAGGCCAGCTGCATGCGGAACACGTAGGCGAAGAAGGCGCCCAGCAGGGCCATCGCCATGCCGGTGAACATGTACTGGAAGGCGATGGTCTTGTGGTCCGTGGACCACAGGTACTTCCGGAAGAAGGACTCCCCGTGGTGGGCGGCGTGCCCGGCCCCGTGGGCCGCTTCGATTGCGTGGCTGGCCATCGTCTCCCCGTCAGTTCCTGGTGTCGGCGGCCGCGGCGGCGGCCGCCAGCGCGGCCCGCGGCGCGTCCGCGGTGGTCGTGCCGGCAGGAGCGGGCGCGGCGCCCCCGGCGCCGGCATGGAACGCCCCGATGGGCGTGCCGGCGTGGGAGCGCATCCACGCGGCATGCTGCTCCTGCGACTGGATCTCGATCTCGGCGCTCATGATCCCGTGCGCCACGCCGCAGATCTGCGAGCAGCGGATGTCGTGGACCCCGGTGCGGGTGGCCCGGAACCAGCCGGTGATCACGCGCCCGGGCACGGCATCCTGCTTCAGCCGGAACACCGGCACGAAGAAGCTGTGCAGCACGTCCTTCGACTCCAGCTGGAAGTGCACCGTCCGGTTCACGGGCACGTGCAGCGTGTCGGCCGAGAAGATGTCGTCCGGGGTGTCGAGCCGGCCGTCGGGACCGGGCTGCTGGAACGTCCAGGTCCACTGCTGGCTGATCACGCGCACCGTCTCGTCGGCCGGCGGGAGCGTCTGCTTCACCTTGTACCAGACGCGGATGGCGGCCACGATGATGAGCACGTCGCACACCAGGATCAGCGTGTGCGGGACGTTGATCCAGCGCTTGAGCCGCTTCTCCTTGCCGGTCACGTACTGCGCCGCCACGCCGGCCCGGGCGCGGAAACGCCAGATCAGCCAGAAGAACATCACCTCGGCGGCCACGAACCAGAAGCCCACCAGGATCGTGACCAGCCACACCAGCTGGTCCACGTCGCTGGAGTAGGTCGAGAGGCTCGGAATGTAGTGCTCGATCATGGGCGGGTCCCGGGCTTCAGAGAATGAACAGGAACACGGCGGCCGCGAACAGCCCCGCGCCAATCAACGTCCAGAGAAACGTCTTCCCACCCAGCCAGTCGCCCCAGTCGTCGTCGCGCTCCTCGGTCGCCTTCGCCATCTGGAAGTCTCCCACGTTACGGCTGGAGGGTGCGGATGTAGGCGATCACGTCCTTCATCGCCGTGGTGTCGGGCAGCGACTTCGCCATCGCGGCCATCTGCATGCCGGTCGCGTCCTGCGGGTGCGCGCCGCGCAGCCCGCTGCGGAATTTGGAGAGCTGGCTGAACATGTACCAGTCGGCCTGGCGGTTCAGCGGCGGCGCCCCCAGCGCCTGGTTGCCGGCGGCCGCGGCACCGTGGCAGGCGATGCACACCGCGTTGAAGCGCGCCTGGCCCGCTGCGACGTTGCCTCCCGCCAGGCTGGCGGCGGGGCGGGCAGGCCGGAGCGTCTCCACGTACTGGGCCACGGACTCCAGGTCGCCCGGCCGGTACAGCGAGCGGGCCATGGGGCGCATGCGCGCGCCCTCCGCATCGTCGGGATGCGTGCCGCGGAGGCCGCCTTTGAACTTGCCCAGCTGGGCCACCAGGTACCACTTCGGGAGGCCTGCGATCTCGGGAGCGCCGATGGTGGGGTTGCCGAGGC
Protein-coding regions in this window:
- a CDS encoding cytochrome C oxidase subunit II, with product MIEHYIPSLSTYSSDVDQLVWLVTILVGFWFVAAEVMFFWLIWRFRARAGVAAQYVTGKEKRLKRWINVPHTLILVCDVLIIVAAIRVWYKVKQTLPPADETVRVISQQWTWTFQQPGPDGRLDTPDDIFSADTLHVPVNRTVHFQLESKDVLHSFFVPVFRLKQDAVPGRVITGWFRATRTGVHDIRCSQICGVAHGIMSAEIEIQSQEQHAAWMRSHAGTPIGAFHAGAGGAAPAPAGTTTADAPRAALAAAAAAADTRN
- a CDS encoding c-type cytochrome, which translates into the protein MFLAKTPVVPVAPVALAVLAAAVLAVGCSRTPGPGLARGTQIYDTCVPCHGPRGLGNPTIGAPEIAGLPKWYLVAQLGKFKGGLRGTHPDDAEGARMRPMARSLYRPGDLESVAQYVETLRPARPAASLAGGNVAAGQARFNAVCIACHGAAAAGNQALGAPPLNRQADWYMFSQLSKFRSGLRGAHPQDATGMQMAAMAKSLPDTTAMKDVIAYIRTLQP